A region from the Branchiostoma lanceolatum isolate klBraLanc5 chromosome 2, klBraLanc5.hap2, whole genome shotgun sequence genome encodes:
- the LOC136426992 gene encoding glycine receptor subunit alpha-2-like, giving the protein MADWEKWRTGKAIPQDYKKETSPPTRDGNVEVIYTVAVLEVGPLSEANSNMTVTIEYSMAWVDNRLADLTSQVTPVSSTLLWVPPVAFGTTVRRVTHINDDGKENNSINTWLQRQGIMFYKLTRKLELICPPSLEEYPFDDYKCSIELHGYGGVVFPLREPSKYYKAQPVQVDMTAVTSQFAMTGLKLSSRVAPLNQHTDTDTGCVMFRADCTFPANDCPLMKGCSDENDECYWCKHFVGTCSYMSASDQCSNTSSGLSILEVQLSFSRRRWSHVFRTFVPTVVIVGCSWISFWLHPRDITARVQLCVTAVLALITMAGNRKEHGITVVRAEDVWMCGSVLIVTLALFETVTVNSILHGDFLNIQLSFCKMHGTRVRPMPGPSTAWAEDEETSSSSPETVANRIDFFSRILFPITFTVFVAGFLLYYIG; this is encoded by the exons ATGGCAGACTGGGAAAAGTGGAGAACAGGGAAGGCCATTCCACAGGATTATAAGAAGGAAACCAGTCCACCTACGAGAG ATGGCAACGTCGAGGTGATCTACACTGTGGCTGTTCTTGAAGTCGGGCCGCTTTCTGAAGCAAACTCG AATATGACGGTGACGATTGAATACTCCATGGCTTGGGTTGACAATCGGCTCGCAGATCTGACAAGTCAGGTGACGCCGGTTTCCAGTACCCTCCTCTGGGTGCCTCCAGTCGCCTTCGGAACAACCGTGCGGAGGGTCACGCACATCAATGATGATGGGAAAGAGAACAACTCAATAAATACGTGGCTTCAGCGACAAGGGATCATGTTCTATAAACTCAC GAGAAAGCTGGAGTTGATTTGTCCACCAAGTCTAGAAGAATACCCATTTGACGACTATAAATGTAGCATTGAGCTCCATGGAT ACGGCGGAGTTGTCTTCCCCCTCCGCGAGCCATCGAAGTACTACAAAGCCCAACCTGTCCAGGTTGACATGACCGCAGTGACGTCACAGTTTGCAATGACAGGACTGAAACTCAGTTCAAGAGTTGCCCCACTCAATCagcatacagatacagatacag GATGTGTCATGTTTAGAGCCGACTGCACCTTCCCTGCAAACGACTGTCCGCTGATGAAAGGTTGTAGTGATGAAAATGACGAATGTTACTGGTGCAAACATTTCGTGGGAACATGCAGCTACATGAGCGCTAGTGACCAGTGTTCCAACACCTCATCGG GACTGTCCATACTTGAGGTCCAGCTGAGCTTCTCTCGTCGAAGATGGAGTCATGTCTTTCGAACCTTCGTTCCCACTGTTGTCATTGTGGGCTGTTCCTGGATCTCCTTCTGGCTCCATCCAAGAGACATCACGGCAAGAGTTCAGCTCTGTGTCACGGCCGTACTGGCCCTCATCACCATGGCCGGCAATCGTAAGGAGCACGGG ATCACAGTTGTACGGGCAGAAGATGTCTGGATGTGCGGTAGTGTCCTCATCGTCACACTGGCTCTGTTTGAGACAGTTACCGTCAACTCCATACTCCACGGAGATTTCCTCAAT ATACAGCTCTCCTTCTGTAAGATGCATGGAACACGAGTTAGACCTATGCCAGGACCTTCAACAGCTTGGGCCGAAGATGAAGAAACCTCGAGCTCATCTCCCGAAACTGTCGCCAACAGGATCGACTTCTTCTCCAGAATCCTGTTCCCGATTACTTTTACTGTCTTTGTAGCCGGATTCCTTCTGTACTACATAGGGTGA
- the LOC136428742 gene encoding ras-related protein Rab-12-like, whose product MNMEQNSSSGSASRASPTVPVRNRRLPQRPFDYKFQLILIGDRGVGKTCILERFSDDTFSISSKSTVGVDFKIKTIKTKGKTIRLQIWDTAGQERFNSISAAYYRGAKGVLVVYDITNEETFENLPKWLMMIDKHAAPDIEVIVIGNKKDKEELRQVSTERGEKFAYEHNCRFCEVSAKENLNVKDVFLKLVDDIVDKVPPEMSPFGFEDTKLSLPRSEQGGREPSRVFCCTTG is encoded by the exons ATGAATATGGAACAGAACAGTTCGTCAGGCAGTGCTTCCAGAGCTTCTCCGACAGTGCCTGTAAGAAACCGTAGGCTTCCACAAAGACCGTTTGACTACAAGTTCCAACTGATCCTGATCGGGGACAGAGGAGTTGGGAAGACGTGCATATTGGAGAGATTTTCAGACGACACATTCAGCATATCCAGTAAATCTACCGTAG GGGTGGATTTTAAGATCAAGACTATCAAAACTAAAGGAAAGACGATACGACTGCAGATATG GGACACAGCGGGCCAAGAGAGGTTCAACTCCATCTCCGCCGCctactacagaggcgccaaggGCGTGCTGGTCGTCTATGACATCACCAATGAAGAAACATTCGAAAACCTGCCAAAGTGGCTTATGATGATTGACAAA CATGCTGCTCCTGATATAGAAGTTATTGTCATTGGCaacaagaaagacaaagaagaaCTAAGACAAGTAAGCACAGAGAGGGGAGAAAAG TTCGCCTATGAGCACAACTGTCGGTTCTGTGAAGTCAGTGCCAAAGAGAACTTGAATGTCAAAGACGTCTTCTTGAAACTGGTAGATGATATTGTAGATAAG GTGCCTCCGGAAATGTCTCCCTTCGGCTTCGAAGACACGAAGTTGTCCTTACCTCGGTCGGAGCAAGGCGGGAGGGAACCATCCAGGGTCTTCTGCTGCACGACGGGATAG